From the genome of Actinacidiphila yeochonensis CN732, one region includes:
- a CDS encoding rhodanese-like domain-containing protein, whose amino-acid sequence MFHSQLPSVDAASVPLDAFLLDVREPEEWAAGHADGAVHIPMGEVVARMAELPEDGRVHVVCRAGGRSAQVAQYLIAQGVDAVNVDGGMLDWEAVGRPLVADGSAGDPYVL is encoded by the coding sequence ATGTTCCACTCCCAGCTGCCCTCGGTGGACGCCGCCTCGGTGCCCCTCGACGCCTTCCTGCTCGACGTGCGCGAGCCCGAGGAGTGGGCCGCCGGGCACGCCGACGGTGCCGTGCACATCCCGATGGGCGAGGTCGTGGCGCGCATGGCCGAGCTGCCCGAGGACGGCCGGGTGCACGTGGTGTGCCGGGCGGGCGGCCGATCCGCCCAGGTCGCCCAGTACCTGATCGCCCAGGGCGTGGACGCGGTCAACGTCGACGGCGGCATGCTCGACTGGGAGGCCGTCGGCCGTCCCCTCGTCGCCGACGGCTCCGCCGGGGACCCCTACGTCCTCTGA
- a CDS encoding J domain-containing protein → MTNSSGTGPSSASAAASEPLSAGNERLAKAVRAAEQALIEFEIAVETFRVEVENFSRLHHQRLGPMYARLDELDALIAEAVAAHSGDRADIERAWEARALVMPMPGVEELFDGLLGADGVRPVEDPDPPRRVRPGKEAQRLYRELARKAHPDLAQDEAEKERRSAFIARVNEAYAHADEDALCALVAEWEAGPPSEEQLPDEAEVLYARLEWLAERKERLAAAVAELDESAIGQMMKLAPEDPDGLLNEIAEQLLTQVSRREARLAELVRGGPGA, encoded by the coding sequence GTGACCAACAGCTCCGGAACCGGGCCCTCCTCCGCTTCCGCCGCCGCCTCCGAGCCGCTCTCCGCGGGCAACGAGAGGCTCGCCAAGGCGGTGCGGGCGGCTGAGCAGGCGTTGATCGAGTTCGAGATCGCGGTGGAGACCTTCCGGGTCGAGGTGGAGAACTTCTCCCGGCTGCACCACCAGCGGTTGGGCCCGATGTACGCCCGGCTCGACGAGCTGGACGCGCTCATCGCGGAGGCGGTGGCCGCCCACAGCGGTGATCGCGCCGACATCGAGCGGGCCTGGGAGGCGCGGGCGCTGGTGATGCCGATGCCGGGCGTCGAAGAGCTGTTCGACGGCCTGCTCGGTGCCGACGGCGTACGCCCCGTCGAGGACCCCGACCCGCCGCGCCGGGTGCGCCCCGGCAAGGAGGCCCAGCGGCTCTACCGCGAGCTGGCTCGCAAGGCCCACCCCGATCTCGCGCAGGACGAGGCGGAGAAGGAGCGCCGCAGCGCCTTCATCGCCCGGGTGAACGAGGCGTACGCCCACGCCGACGAGGACGCCCTGTGCGCTCTGGTCGCCGAGTGGGAGGCGGGGCCGCCCTCCGAGGAGCAGCTGCCGGACGAGGCCGAGGTGCTGTACGCCCGCCTGGAGTGGCTGGCCGAGCGCAAGGAGCGGCTGGCCGCCGCGGTGGCCGAGCTGGACGAGAGCGCGATCGGCCAGATGATGAAGCTGGCCCCGGAGGACCCGGACGGCCTGCTCAACGAGATCGCGGAGCAGCTCCTCACCCAGGTCTCGCGGCGCGAGGCCCGCCTGGCGGAGCTGGTCCGCGGCGGCCCGGGGGCCTGA